A region of Stigmatopora nigra isolate UIUO_SnigA chromosome 6, RoL_Snig_1.1, whole genome shotgun sequence DNA encodes the following proteins:
- the ankrd49 gene encoding ankyrin repeat domain-containing protein 49 encodes MEFSEDFDQLELLNTHGHMIPRGASSLWTESKDEEGKEDDEDEGHGEEWYLQKEDALKDKPADLILWAAEHNRLPTVERLLAAEPSLVHSSDEDSYTPIHRAAYSGHVDLAAALLAAGSRVNPRTADGWTPLHSACRWGHVATATLLLHHGADVNAQTNGGLTPLHLAASHGTSSKSDWRHTLELLLSHRHLKSGLRSNSGESANELARRSGPYHFLFEMVEDCASVLPSP; translated from the exons ATGGAATTTTCGGAGGATTTTGACCAACTGGAGCTTTTAAATACACATGGTCACATGATTCCTCGAGGGGCTAGCAGCCTTTGGACAGAAAGTAAGGATGAAGAAGGAAAagaggatgatgaagatgagggaCACGGAGAAGAATGGTACTTGCAAAAAGAAGATGCTCTAAAAGACAAACCAGCTGATCTTATTCTTTGGGCTGCAGAACACAATCGT TTGCCCACCGTGGAGCGCTTGCTAGCCGCAGAGCCCTCATTGGTGCACAGCTCCGACGAGGACTCTTACACCCCAATTCACCGGGCGGCCTATAGCGGACACGTGGACTTGGCCGCCGCCTTGCTGGCCGCTGGATCGAGGGTGAACCCACGCACGGCGGACGGTTGGACGCCCCTCCACAGCGCTTGCCGCTGGGGACACGTTGCCACGGCGACCTTGCTACTGCATCACGGCGCAGACGTCAACGCGCAGACCAATGGGGGCCTGACTCCTCTGCACTTAGCGGCCTCACACGGCACCTCGTCCAAAAGCGACTGGCGTCACACTTTGGAGCTGCTCCTCTCTCATCGTCACCTGAAATCTGGACTTCGTAGCAACAGTGGGGAAAGCGCCAATGAGCTGGCAAGACGGAGCGGACCCTATCACTTCCTCTTTGAGATGGTCGAAGATTGCGCCAGTGTGCTTCCCAGCCCATAA